One region of Chryseobacterium sp. SORGH_AS_0447 genomic DNA includes:
- a CDS encoding HNH endonuclease: MDLLLKEYVDYKCQFPGCNSQIPDKKRGVNYVEVAHIKAVSEGGKSTIGNLIVLCPNHHKEFDLGERNIFEINSDQISGKLNNKNFQINLFNNYSYKIIDSSTEI, translated from the coding sequence TTGGATCTACTATTAAAAGAGTATGTTGATTATAAATGTCAGTTCCCTGGTTGTAATTCTCAAATTCCGGATAAGAAGCGTGGCGTGAATTATGTTGAAGTCGCCCACATAAAAGCTGTTTCAGAAGGCGGAAAAAGCACCATTGGAAATTTAATCGTATTATGTCCTAATCACCATAAAGAATTTGATTTGGGAGAACGAAATATTTTTGAAATAAATAGCGACCAAATTTCAGGAAAACTGAACAACAAAAACTTTCAAATCAATTTATTCAATAATTACAGTTATAAGATAATTGATTCATCAACAGAAATATAA
- a CDS encoding heme ABC transporter ATP-binding protein, translating into MIRAHQISYKHKEFHILDAVDVHLEYGEFLAIVGPNGAGKSSLLSVLANEVKSRQQVFFKDKPITDWAVPELSKHKAKFSQHNSNDIPLEVKDVVMMGRYPYFDAQPKREDHEAMNNMMYETDVFHLKDREYNTLSGGEKQRVHLSRVMAQLQNEIAHKLLFLDEPLNNLDVKHQYKALETIKKFTRKANSAVVVLHDLNLAAQYADKILLMKSGRVAAYGTPEEVFTAENISSAYNFPCTICEHPVTHNPMIIFG; encoded by the coding sequence ATGATCAGGGCGCATCAGATCAGTTACAAACATAAAGAATTCCATATTCTGGATGCGGTAGATGTTCATCTGGAATATGGTGAATTCCTGGCGATCGTCGGTCCGAACGGAGCCGGAAAGTCCAGCCTGCTCAGTGTGCTGGCCAATGAAGTAAAATCCAGGCAGCAGGTTTTCTTTAAAGACAAACCGATCACTGACTGGGCGGTACCGGAACTGTCGAAACACAAGGCTAAATTTTCCCAGCACAACAGCAACGATATTCCGCTGGAAGTGAAAGACGTGGTGATGATGGGACGGTATCCGTATTTTGATGCCCAGCCGAAACGGGAAGATCACGAAGCCATGAACAACATGATGTATGAAACCGATGTATTCCATTTAAAGGACAGGGAATACAATACGCTGTCCGGTGGAGAAAAGCAGCGGGTGCACCTTTCCAGAGTGATGGCCCAGCTGCAGAATGAAATTGCCCATAAGCTGCTGTTTCTAGACGAGCCGCTGAACAACCTGGATGTTAAACATCAGTACAAAGCCTTGGAAACCATTAAAAAGTTTACGAGGAAAGCCAATTCTGCGGTCGTCGTCCTTCACGATCTGAATCTTGCAGCGCAGTACGCTGATAAAATATTATTAATGAAATCGGGAAGAGTAGCTGCCTACGGAACACCGGAAGAAGTTTTTACTGCTGAAAACATCAGCAGTGCCTACAATTTTCCGTGTACCATCTGCGAACACCCGGTAACCCATAACCCTATGATCATTTTCGGATAA
- a CDS encoding iron ABC transporter permease, with protein MRTRSKLYVYVSISAILLAIIAVWSLNTGVYDFGGKSAFEVLGKMMKGDPGLSLSDQYVVWEVRAARIVMAILIGSMLAVSGTSLQGLFKNPLATGDLIGLTSGATLLAAVTIVLGGHFKQYLPEAVQFSLVGIAAFIGSFLSMLLVYRISTSGGKTNVVMMLLSGVAITAIGFSITGFLIYISKDDQLRDLTFWNLGSLAAATWTKNSILVVVLMISYFILLPKGKALNAMMLGEKDAEHLGINVERLKKQIILITALMIGSCVAFSGTIGFVGLIVPYILRLLFKSDYAFILPLSAIFGSILLLTADTFSRSIVEPSELPIGILTALMGGPIFIAILVKFKKSLS; from the coding sequence TTGAGAACACGAAGTAAATTATACGTTTACGTTAGTATAAGTGCCATACTGCTAGCCATAATAGCAGTATGGTCTTTAAATACTGGAGTTTACGATTTCGGAGGAAAGTCGGCCTTTGAAGTGCTGGGTAAAATGATGAAAGGAGATCCGGGGCTGTCTTTAAGCGATCAGTATGTGGTCTGGGAAGTAAGGGCGGCCAGAATTGTGATGGCCATTCTCATCGGAAGCATGCTGGCCGTTTCGGGGACAAGTTTACAGGGATTGTTTAAAAATCCGCTGGCCACAGGGGATCTGATAGGGCTTACCTCGGGAGCAACATTACTTGCCGCTGTTACCATCGTTTTAGGAGGGCACTTCAAGCAGTATCTTCCTGAAGCGGTACAGTTTTCACTGGTGGGGATCGCTGCTTTCATTGGTTCTTTCTTATCCATGCTGCTGGTCTACAGGATTTCGACAAGCGGGGGAAAAACCAATGTCGTCATGATGCTGCTGAGCGGGGTAGCCATTACCGCCATCGGCTTTTCCATCACCGGTTTCCTGATCTACATTTCAAAAGATGACCAGCTGAGGGATCTCACGTTCTGGAATTTAGGAAGCCTTGCCGCCGCCACCTGGACCAAGAACAGTATCCTGGTGGTTGTTTTAATGATCTCTTACTTTATTCTGCTGCCAAAAGGCAAAGCGTTAAATGCCATGATGCTGGGTGAAAAAGATGCGGAGCATCTGGGAATTAATGTAGAGCGGCTGAAGAAACAGATCATCCTCATTACCGCGCTGATGATCGGAAGCTGTGTTGCCTTTTCAGGAACGATCGGTTTTGTGGGCCTTATCGTACCTTATATTTTGAGGCTTCTCTTTAAATCCGATTATGCTTTCATTTTGCCGTTATCGGCTATTTTCGGAAGCATTCTCTTGCTCACTGCCGATACGTTCAGCAGAAGTATTGTCGAACCTTCGGAACTGCCGATAGGGATTCTGACCGCTCTCATGGGAGGTCCGATTTTTATCGCGATTTTAGTTAAATTTAAAAAATCACTGTCATGA
- a CDS encoding class I SAM-dependent methyltransferase, with amino-acid sequence MDQEKLKILAQNLANPEGEKGIEIGEMMNATNIGMTLESIKALLIEDSEHILEIGHGNAGHVKSILNRAQNIKYTGIDISATMHNEAKRLNEAFRDQADFVLYDGEKLPFEDNTFDKIFTVNTVYFWKQPVDYLNEVYRVLKKTGIFILTFAQKDFMEKLPFTQFDFTLYNTDEMEETVSGSYFSRMTVSERGEEVKSKTGDETITRNYTILTIKK; translated from the coding sequence ATGGACCAGGAAAAACTAAAAATATTAGCCCAGAATCTTGCCAATCCCGAAGGCGAAAAAGGGATTGAGATCGGCGAGATGATGAATGCTACCAACATCGGGATGACGCTGGAAAGCATTAAAGCACTTCTGATCGAAGACAGCGAACATATTCTTGAGATCGGCCACGGAAATGCAGGCCATGTGAAGAGTATTTTAAACAGGGCTCAAAATATAAAATATACGGGAATTGATATTTCCGCGACCATGCACAACGAAGCCAAAAGATTAAACGAAGCCTTCAGGGACCAGGCGGATTTTGTATTGTATGACGGAGAAAAGCTGCCTTTTGAAGATAATACATTTGATAAAATATTTACCGTGAACACGGTTTATTTCTGGAAGCAGCCGGTAGACTATTTAAATGAAGTTTATAGAGTTCTAAAAAAGACAGGTATTTTCATCTTAACATTTGCACAAAAGGATTTCATGGAAAAACTGCCGTTTACCCAATTCGATTTTACCCTGTATAACACCGATGAAATGGAGGAAACCGTTTCCGGAAGCTATTTCAGCAGAATGACGGTTTCCGAAAGGGGAGAAGAAGTAAAAAGCAAAACAGGAGACGAAACCATAACAAGAAATTACACGATTTTAACCATAAAAAAATAA
- a CDS encoding peptide deformylase, whose product MKKLSFLLIFFVGFIHAQKLTADEVSLINQGDPETALPIYQTTDEHQHKTLLSLSSEIDPLDKNTAVLVKRMKKSLLSTDGGVGIAAPQVGINRKVIWVQRFDKPGEPLEYFINPVITWKSEIQNLGPEGDLSIPEFRDQFYRSQVIQLEYVDLKGEQYSEIVEGFTAVIFQHEIDHLSGILIIDKKKKESNDHYQKVDAFKKVML is encoded by the coding sequence ATGAAAAAACTTTCTTTTTTATTGATCTTCTTTGTTGGTTTCATCCATGCCCAGAAACTTACCGCTGATGAGGTTTCCCTGATCAATCAGGGGGATCCCGAAACGGCTTTGCCCATCTATCAGACTACCGATGAGCATCAGCATAAAACATTGCTGAGCCTTTCTTCGGAAATTGATCCGCTGGATAAGAATACGGCAGTTCTGGTAAAGAGAATGAAGAAATCCTTACTGTCCACGGACGGTGGAGTAGGCATTGCAGCGCCGCAAGTCGGGATTAACCGAAAAGTGATCTGGGTACAGCGTTTTGATAAGCCGGGAGAACCATTGGAATATTTTATCAATCCGGTGATTACCTGGAAATCGGAAATTCAGAACCTCGGTCCGGAAGGAGACCTTTCCATTCCCGAATTCAGGGATCAGTTTTACCGCAGCCAGGTGATTCAATTGGAATACGTCGATCTGAAAGGAGAGCAATATTCTGAAATTGTTGAGGGATTCACGGCCGTGATTTTCCAGCATGAAATCGATCATTTATCCGGAATTCTGATTATTGATAAAAAGAAAAAGGAATCCAATGATCACTATCAGAAGGTGGATGCTTTTAAGAAGGTGATGCTGTGA
- a CDS encoding lactonase family protein, translated as MKNILFLLFALSFPEIHAQHTYAFFGSFNRDKDTEGLYVYELDTLSGKLSKITSFTGILNPSFLTVSPNGKYVFACTESKTKNSGSVSNFEFNPEKKSLTFISKQKSGGENPVYLTIHQNGKWLVNGNYTEGSVSVYPVSENGQIQPYVQNFQFSEGSVNPDRQQQAHIHATVFSNDFKYMFLPDLGADKIRAYRFESENSQPLQPADIPFTPTVPGSGPRHLTFHPNGKFAYCIEEMGGAVSVYSYENGKLNNLQRIHTHSEKYKDDSESSDIHISPDGRFLYASNRGNENNIAIFSILDDGTLKTLGYQSTKGKHPRVFNLDPDGKFLMATNAGTGTVIVFRRNPETGLLKKVGRKIKIKSVSCVEIRRY; from the coding sequence TTGAAAAACATTCTCTTCTTACTTTTTGCATTATCATTTCCTGAAATTCATGCCCAGCACACCTATGCCTTCTTTGGCTCCTTTAACCGGGATAAAGATACGGAAGGGCTTTACGTGTATGAACTGGATACCCTCAGCGGGAAACTTTCAAAAATTACTTCATTCACAGGGATTTTAAATCCATCATTCCTGACCGTTTCGCCCAACGGAAAATACGTTTTTGCCTGTACGGAGAGCAAGACTAAAAATAGCGGAAGTGTCAGCAATTTTGAATTTAATCCTGAAAAAAAATCGCTTACTTTTATCAGCAAACAGAAAAGCGGCGGCGAAAATCCCGTTTATCTCACCATTCATCAAAACGGAAAATGGCTGGTGAACGGAAATTATACGGAAGGCAGCGTTTCGGTATATCCTGTTTCTGAGAACGGACAGATCCAGCCGTATGTCCAGAATTTCCAGTTTTCGGAAGGAAGTGTAAACCCAGACAGGCAACAGCAGGCGCACATTCACGCTACCGTTTTTTCAAATGATTTTAAATATATGTTTCTTCCGGACCTGGGAGCAGACAAAATCCGGGCTTACCGGTTTGAAAGTGAAAATAGCCAGCCGTTACAGCCGGCAGACATTCCTTTTACCCCCACTGTTCCGGGGAGCGGACCGAGGCATCTCACCTTTCATCCCAACGGAAAATTTGCCTATTGCATTGAAGAGATGGGCGGAGCGGTAAGTGTCTACTCCTATGAAAACGGAAAATTAAACAACCTTCAGAGAATTCATACCCATTCCGAAAAATACAAAGATGATTCTGAAAGTTCGGATATCCACATTTCACCCGATGGCAGATTCCTGTATGCTTCCAACCGCGGAAACGAAAACAACATTGCTATTTTTTCCATTCTGGATGACGGCACTTTAAAAACCCTCGGTTACCAATCCACCAAAGGAAAACACCCAAGGGTTTTCAATCTGGACCCAGACGGTAAATTTTTAATGGCTACTAACGCCGGAACCGGTACTGTTATTGTGTTCAGAAGAAACCCGGAAACGGGACTGCTTAAGAAAGTAGGCAGAAAGATTAAAATTAAAAGCGTTTCGTGTGTGGAGATTAGGAGATATTGA
- a CDS encoding hemin-degrading factor — translation MSTLVNDLKEKWEALKAENPHVRIRNAAAELGVSEAELLATSVGEGVTVLKPEFQNILTEVKQLGKVMALTRNEECVHERKGTYLNGDFSSPHAQLFVGEDIDLRIFLNHWKFAFAVAEGDRKSLQFFGKDGLALHKIYLTKDSNEAAFDVVVEKFKADEQHSAFEFEAVAPKAEEKPDAEIDVEGFQHAWKSLKDTHDFFMMTRKFGVSRTQALRLAPEGFTKKIESSKVVNVLEDASEKELPIMIFVGNRGIIQIHTGNVKKTLWHQQWFNVMDPDFNLHLDVTKIAEAWIVKKPTEDGEVTAIEVFNKEGDFIVQFFGKRKPGIPELQEWKDLVAELEK, via the coding sequence ATGAGCACATTAGTAAACGATCTGAAAGAAAAATGGGAAGCTCTTAAAGCGGAAAATCCGCACGTAAGAATAAGAAATGCAGCGGCAGAACTGGGCGTAAGCGAAGCAGAATTGCTGGCAACCAGCGTCGGAGAAGGCGTAACGGTGCTGAAACCGGAGTTTCAGAATATTTTAACGGAAGTTAAGCAGTTGGGAAAAGTAATGGCACTTACCCGTAACGAAGAATGCGTTCACGAAAGAAAAGGAACTTATTTGAACGGCGATTTCAGCAGCCCGCATGCCCAGCTTTTTGTGGGTGAAGATATTGATTTAAGAATTTTCCTGAACCATTGGAAATTTGCTTTTGCTGTAGCAGAAGGGGATAGAAAGAGCTTACAGTTTTTTGGAAAAGACGGTTTGGCTTTACATAAGATTTATCTGACCAAAGACAGTAATGAAGCGGCTTTTGATGTAGTAGTGGAAAAATTTAAAGCTGATGAGCAGCATTCAGCTTTTGAATTTGAAGCGGTAGCCCCGAAAGCGGAAGAGAAGCCGGATGCCGAAATTGATGTGGAAGGTTTTCAGCATGCATGGAAATCATTGAAAGATACCCACGATTTCTTCATGATGACCCGGAAATTCGGGGTAAGCAGAACACAGGCTCTGAGACTGGCTCCGGAAGGATTTACCAAAAAAATTGAAAGTTCCAAAGTAGTAAATGTACTGGAAGATGCATCGGAAAAAGAACTTCCGATCATGATTTTCGTAGGAAACAGGGGAATTATCCAGATCCATACCGGAAATGTAAAGAAAACCCTATGGCACCAGCAGTGGTTCAACGTGATGGATCCGGATTTCAACCTGCATCTGGATGTAACCAAAATCGCAGAAGCCTGGATCGTAAAAAAACCAACGGAAGACGGTGAAGTAACGGCGATTGAAGTCTTCAATAAAGAAGGAGATTTCATCGTTCAGTTCTTTGGGAAAAGAAAGCCGGGAATCCCTGAGCTGCAGGAATGGAAAGACCTTGTGGCAGAGCTGGAAAAATAA
- a CDS encoding ChaN family lipoprotein: protein MKNIFISILLVAFYSIHAQDFKSYQFYDRKGKEVKTEKLVDELAGYDVVFFGENHNNSINHWLQLKVTEALYQKKNGQLILGAEMFERDNQPQLNKYLSGMFDAKTLKDSARLWNNFSTDYQPLVDFAKDKKLPFIATNVPRRYASQVSKEGLESLKSLPSKDKAYIAQLPIRVTLETPGYPEMKKMMGDHAEEMKVMNFISAQAIKDATMAESILKNLQPGKTFIHYNGNYHSKEFGGIYWYLKQKNPNLKMTVISVFESEDLELKVPEKDYIPTDFNLLIPADMTKTY from the coding sequence ATGAAAAATATCTTTATCTCTATATTGTTGGTTGCTTTCTATTCAATTCATGCACAGGATTTCAAATCCTATCAGTTTTATGACAGAAAAGGAAAGGAAGTGAAAACGGAAAAACTGGTGGATGAACTGGCCGGCTATGATGTCGTATTCTTTGGTGAAAACCATAACAATTCCATCAACCACTGGCTGCAGCTGAAAGTAACGGAAGCTTTGTACCAAAAGAAAAACGGCCAGCTGATCTTAGGGGCGGAAATGTTTGAAAGAGACAATCAGCCCCAATTAAACAAATATCTGAGCGGAATGTTTGATGCCAAAACCTTAAAGGATTCCGCAAGATTGTGGAATAATTTTTCCACCGACTACCAACCGCTAGTTGATTTTGCGAAAGATAAAAAATTACCGTTCATCGCTACTAATGTTCCCAGAAGATACGCTTCCCAGGTTTCAAAAGAAGGGCTGGAATCTTTGAAGAGTCTGCCATCAAAAGATAAAGCTTATATCGCCCAGCTGCCGATCAGGGTAACTCTGGAAACACCCGGCTATCCCGAAATGAAAAAAATGATGGGCGACCACGCGGAAGAAATGAAAGTGATGAATTTTATTTCCGCCCAGGCCATTAAAGATGCCACCATGGCAGAATCGATCCTGAAAAACCTTCAGCCCGGAAAGACGTTCATCCATTACAACGGCAATTACCACAGCAAGGAATTCGGCGGTATCTACTGGTACCTCAAACAGAAAAATCCGAACCTGAAGATGACAGTGATCTCCGTATTCGAATCCGAAGATCTTGAGCTTAAAGTTCCTGAAAAAGATTATATCCCAACGGATTTTAACCTGCTGATCCCGGCGGATATGACGAAAACGTATTAA
- a CDS encoding HmuY family protein: MKKIILGLLVATSLINQSCINDNEDPVAVSKIEGSVADPLVGGPTQPNQVWFDLSENKQIVTKRTDWDLALYSGNSFKVILNSSIMMAAGKIPNASNIDLVTESSVSTLKNQIQVANFNPSNEVYIDDVKGNFPTGYTAIEEIKADDSENAVYLLNMGKELYTGAVAQGSVATGGDARGWMKIQIVRSGENYKIKYAELGTTTHKEITIVKNTAYNYNFVSLKNDKEVLIQPEKKKWDLSFTVFTNIISGAGSYIYADFVTHNNVGGVGAYEVLINSGSGVEAYNNFKVSDIDQSKFVYNDQRIIGSNWRNPVGVNGLEVYGNRFYIIKDANGYYFKLRFTRLTNTSGERGFPQFEYKPL; the protein is encoded by the coding sequence ATGAAGAAAATAATACTTGGCCTTTTGGTGGCAACTTCATTAATCAACCAGTCATGCATCAATGATAATGAAGATCCGGTTGCCGTTTCTAAGATAGAAGGGAGTGTCGCAGATCCGCTGGTAGGAGGACCAACGCAGCCCAATCAGGTATGGTTTGATCTGAGCGAAAATAAGCAAATTGTAACTAAAAGAACTGACTGGGATCTTGCATTGTACTCAGGTAATTCCTTTAAAGTTATTCTAAATTCATCCATCATGATGGCGGCAGGAAAAATCCCCAATGCATCTAATATAGACCTTGTTACGGAATCCAGTGTTTCCACACTAAAGAACCAGATACAGGTAGCCAACTTCAACCCCTCTAATGAAGTTTATATTGATGATGTGAAAGGGAATTTTCCAACAGGATATACAGCAATTGAAGAAATTAAAGCGGATGATTCTGAAAACGCAGTCTATCTGCTCAATATGGGCAAAGAATTGTATACTGGAGCGGTAGCACAGGGTTCAGTAGCTACTGGCGGCGATGCCAGAGGATGGATGAAAATTCAAATCGTAAGATCCGGAGAAAACTATAAAATAAAATATGCAGAGCTTGGTACAACTACACATAAAGAAATTACAATAGTCAAAAATACGGCATACAATTATAATTTTGTTAGCCTAAAAAACGATAAAGAAGTACTTATTCAGCCTGAAAAGAAAAAGTGGGATCTAAGCTTTACGGTCTTTACAAATATTATTAGCGGTGCGGGAAGTTATATTTACGCGGATTTTGTTACCCATAATAACGTAGGTGGTGTAGGAGCTTATGAGGTACTTATAAATTCCGGATCTGGGGTTGAAGCATATAACAATTTCAAAGTTTCCGATATTGATCAATCTAAATTTGTTTACAATGATCAGAGGATTATTGGATCAAACTGGAGAAATCCTGTAGGAGTTAACGGATTAGAAGTATACGGAAACCGTTTTTATATTATTAAAGATGCAAACGGATATTATTTTAAACTGAGATTCACCAGGCTTACCAATACTTCAGGAGAAAGAGGCTTCCCCCAGTTCGAATACAAACCCTTATAA
- a CDS encoding organic hydroperoxide resistance protein: MKTLYTTKATATGGRNGKVKSENGVLDLEVKMPKALGGANDEFTNPEMLFAAGYAACFDSALNRVISLSKTKTGETTVTAEVSIGQLDNGAFGLAVQLDVNIPEVSQEEAQSLTEKAHEICPYSNATRNNIEVKLSVTNN; this comes from the coding sequence ATGAAAACGTTGTATACCACAAAAGCAACTGCCACAGGAGGCAGAAATGGAAAAGTAAAAAGTGAAAACGGGGTCCTGGACCTTGAAGTAAAAATGCCGAAAGCTTTAGGAGGCGCGAACGATGAATTCACCAATCCTGAAATGTTGTTTGCCGCTGGATATGCTGCCTGTTTTGACAGTGCATTGAACAGGGTGATCTCTTTATCAAAAACAAAAACGGGAGAGACCACCGTAACTGCAGAAGTAAGCATCGGCCAGCTGGATAACGGCGCTTTTGGACTGGCAGTTCAGCTGGATGTTAATATTCCGGAAGTTTCTCAGGAAGAAGCCCAATCCCTGACGGAAAAGGCCCACGAAATCTGCCCCTACTCCAATGCGACCCGAAACAATATCGAAGTGAAACTTTCGGTAACGAATAACTAA
- a CDS encoding TonB-dependent siderophore receptor, which produces MKKKLLSILSLSAVLYGHAQEKDSVNQTKIEEVVITGQYMQQSINKSIYKVEVIDAQQIKNMAVTTAAEVLNQNLNIQIVPDSGNGDSSANILGLNGAYTKILIDNIPVVNDRGSGNQTDLSKINVNNIERIEVVKGAMGVEYGNNAVTGVINIITKKTYSQKFNANLSLQEETVGKDYDWFKKGNGRHVQSLNLGYRISDHWTVTADINHNDFQGYKGKYNGYTYFSEMDNGGRGYEWLPKDLLITNAAIRYAKNNTSLFYKVNYLREEINFYSQNVDELSLGGGNRTYIGNDKDYFTNRWIHQFNIQTKLGRINYLGDFSYQTQERQTQDYQYDVPARQERSRDPKSTYYDSKVFYSRGMFSNFLDSEKINFQLGYELDRTNGFANSATFQSIEKRDNVNRAIFSYANFISAEWKVSDQFSLRPGYRLSLSDRFDSQSNYSLTARYSTSQKSDLRAVFGSSNRFPTYEELYTYTVDANHDIRGNENLSPETGYSAGLFWDYKTNIANTWRFDISLSGLYLDVKDRIESVIISNSPLRYTYLNINKYNSILFGGGFSAKRNHFSVNAGISVMGISQELVAGNTTSPDDYNFYAEANLAVNYTLPQTKTLFALYYKYSGKRKQFVQETTTNLSAPSNFILGEVGSFNMLNFTISQPFFKNHFELGAGVKNIFDVSSVRNSIQAGGTHNVAADKQNLFYGRSYFIRLNYNL; this is translated from the coding sequence ATGAAGAAGAAACTGCTTTCCATTCTATCATTATCTGCTGTTCTCTATGGACATGCACAAGAAAAAGACTCTGTTAACCAGACGAAAATAGAGGAGGTGGTAATTACCGGACAGTATATGCAGCAGTCGATCAACAAGTCGATTTACAAGGTTGAGGTGATTGATGCGCAGCAGATCAAGAATATGGCAGTGACTACGGCAGCAGAGGTTCTCAATCAAAATCTTAATATCCAGATTGTACCCGATTCAGGAAATGGAGATTCCAGTGCTAATATTTTAGGTCTCAACGGTGCTTACACCAAAATTCTTATTGATAATATCCCGGTAGTGAATGACCGTGGAAGCGGGAACCAGACCGATCTCAGTAAAATAAATGTGAATAATATAGAGCGTATTGAGGTGGTAAAAGGTGCAATGGGCGTGGAATATGGGAATAATGCGGTAACCGGAGTTATTAATATCATCACCAAAAAAACATATTCCCAAAAGTTTAACGCCAATCTATCATTACAGGAAGAAACCGTAGGAAAGGATTATGACTGGTTCAAAAAAGGAAACGGAAGACATGTACAGTCTTTGAATCTGGGATATAGAATAAGTGACCACTGGACGGTAACTGCAGACATTAATCATAATGATTTTCAGGGGTACAAAGGGAAATATAATGGCTATACCTACTTCAGCGAAATGGATAACGGAGGCCGGGGATATGAATGGCTTCCAAAAGATCTCCTTATTACTAATGCCGCCATAAGATATGCCAAAAACAATACTTCCCTGTTTTATAAAGTGAATTATCTCCGTGAAGAAATTAACTTCTACAGCCAAAATGTGGACGAACTTTCGTTAGGCGGGGGAAACAGGACCTACATCGGTAATGACAAGGATTATTTTACTAACCGATGGATTCATCAGTTCAATATTCAGACAAAACTGGGAAGAATTAATTATTTAGGAGATTTTTCCTACCAGACGCAGGAACGGCAGACCCAGGATTATCAATATGATGTCCCGGCCAGACAGGAAAGATCCCGTGATCCTAAGAGTACTTATTATGATTCCAAAGTTTTTTACTCCAGAGGAATGTTCAGTAATTTCCTGGACAGTGAAAAGATTAATTTTCAGTTGGGATATGAGCTGGATAGGACCAACGGCTTTGCTAATTCTGCTACGTTTCAGAGTATAGAAAAAAGAGACAATGTCAACAGAGCTATTTTTAGCTACGCTAATTTTATTTCAGCAGAATGGAAGGTTTCGGATCAATTTTCATTGAGACCAGGATACAGATTATCACTTAGCGACAGGTTCGATTCCCAAAGCAATTACTCACTAACGGCGAGATACAGTACTTCGCAAAAGTCAGATCTCCGTGCAGTATTTGGTTCTTCAAACCGTTTTCCAACTTACGAAGAACTTTATACTTATACAGTGGATGCCAATCATGATATCCGCGGAAATGAGAATCTGAGTCCGGAAACAGGCTATTCTGCAGGATTATTTTGGGATTATAAAACGAATATTGCCAATACTTGGAGATTCGATATTAGCCTTTCCGGTTTATACCTTGATGTAAAAGACAGAATTGAGAGTGTTATTATCAGCAATAGTCCGCTGAGATATACTTATCTCAATATCAACAAATATAACTCAATTCTTTTTGGCGGCGGTTTTTCTGCAAAACGTAATCATTTTTCCGTAAATGCCGGAATTTCAGTAATGGGGATTTCCCAGGAACTCGTTGCAGGAAATACTACTTCACCTGATGACTACAACTTTTACGCAGAAGCTAACCTGGCAGTAAATTATACACTTCCTCAGACAAAAACTTTATTTGCACTTTATTACAAATATAGCGGGAAAAGAAAACAATTTGTACAGGAAACCACCACAAATCTTTCTGCACCTTCCAATTTTATTCTTGGAGAAGTAGGTAGTTTTAATATGCTCAATTTCACCATAAGCCAGCCTTTTTTCAAAAACCATTTTGAACTCGGTGCAGGTGTGAAAAATATATTTGATGTAAGCAGTGTGAGGAATTCTATACAGGCTGGTGGAACACATAATGTGGCGGCAGATAAGCAGAATCTTTTTTACGGCAGAAGTTATTTTATCCGTTTAAATTATAATCTTTAA